One genomic window of Niveibacterium sp. SC-1 includes the following:
- the hscA gene encoding Fe-S protein assembly chaperone HscA, whose amino-acid sequence MALLQISEPGESTAPHQHRHAVGIDLGTTHSLVATIRHSLPECLPGEQCGILLPSIVRYRADGGVEVGAAAATQQAIDPLNTIVSVKRFMGRGLNDVEAAARKQYDFVDAEGMVKLRTVAGVKSPVEVSAEILRVLRERAEASLGGDLVGAVITVPAYFDDAQRQATKDAARLAGLNVLRLLNEPTAAAIAYGLDNGSEGVYAVYDLGGGTFDFSVLRLSRGVFEVLATSGDAALGGDDFDQALAQWLRDEAGLGELGPEDGRAVLVESRRVKEALTRNESERAQLSLSGGAKINVQVTREKFESLTAELVSKTLSPVRKALRDAGLGVGEVQGVVLVGGATRMPQIRAAVGRYFQQEPLTDIDPDKVVAIGAAIQANVLAGNRTADDDWLLLDVIPLSLGLETMGGLVEKIIPRNSTIPVAKAQEFTTFKDGQGAMAVHVVQGERELVRDCRSLARFELRGIPPMTAGAARIRVTFQVDADGLLSVSAREQTSGVEASVTVKPSYGLSDDEIAEMLRAGFENADADMQARALREQQVEAQRMIEAVQQALAADGALLDEAERAEVGALIAALASAAQGNDARVLKTAIDAVNRGTETFASRRMNKTIRSALAGQKLDDIEV is encoded by the coding sequence ATGGCACTTCTACAGATTTCCGAACCCGGCGAATCGACTGCGCCGCACCAGCATCGCCACGCGGTCGGCATTGACCTGGGCACCACGCATTCGCTGGTGGCGACCATCCGCCACAGCCTGCCTGAATGCCTGCCCGGCGAGCAGTGCGGGATTCTCCTGCCTTCGATCGTGCGCTATCGCGCCGATGGCGGCGTCGAGGTGGGCGCGGCCGCGGCTACGCAGCAGGCGATCGATCCGCTCAACACCATCGTCTCCGTCAAGCGGTTCATGGGGCGCGGCCTCAATGACGTGGAGGCCGCCGCGCGCAAGCAATACGACTTCGTCGACGCCGAGGGCATGGTCAAGCTGCGCACCGTGGCTGGCGTGAAAAGCCCCGTTGAGGTCTCCGCCGAGATCCTGCGCGTCCTCCGCGAACGCGCCGAGGCGAGCCTCGGTGGCGATCTGGTGGGGGCGGTGATCACCGTGCCTGCGTACTTCGACGATGCGCAGCGTCAGGCGACCAAGGACGCCGCGCGTCTCGCCGGCCTCAACGTGCTGCGTTTGCTCAACGAGCCGACGGCAGCGGCGATCGCCTACGGTCTCGACAATGGCTCGGAAGGTGTCTACGCGGTCTACGACCTCGGTGGCGGCACCTTCGATTTCTCCGTGCTCAGACTTTCCCGCGGCGTGTTCGAAGTACTCGCGACGAGCGGCGATGCCGCCCTGGGCGGGGACGACTTCGACCAGGCGCTGGCGCAGTGGCTGCGTGACGAAGCCGGCCTGGGCGAGCTGGGGCCCGAGGACGGGCGCGCGGTGCTGGTTGAGTCCCGTCGGGTCAAGGAAGCGCTGACCCGCAACGAGAGCGAGCGCGCGCAGCTCAGCTTGTCCGGCGGCGCGAAGATCAACGTGCAGGTGACGCGCGAAAAGTTCGAATCCCTGACCGCAGAGCTGGTGAGCAAGACGCTCTCGCCGGTGCGCAAGGCCCTGCGTGACGCAGGCTTGGGTGTGGGGGAAGTGCAGGGCGTGGTGCTCGTCGGCGGGGCGACCCGTATGCCGCAGATCCGCGCGGCGGTGGGACGCTACTTCCAGCAGGAGCCGCTCACCGATATCGATCCGGACAAGGTTGTCGCGATCGGCGCCGCGATCCAGGCCAATGTGCTCGCCGGCAATCGCACCGCGGACGACGACTGGTTGTTGCTCGACGTGATTCCTCTGTCCTTGGGCCTGGAAACGATGGGTGGCCTGGTCGAGAAAATCATTCCGCGCAACTCCACCATTCCGGTGGCCAAGGCGCAGGAGTTCACGACGTTCAAGGACGGCCAGGGCGCGATGGCGGTGCATGTGGTGCAGGGCGAACGCGAACTGGTGAGGGATTGCCGCTCGCTCGCACGCTTCGAGCTGCGCGGCATTCCGCCGATGACGGCTGGCGCCGCGCGCATCCGGGTGACCTTCCAGGTGGACGCCGACGGCCTGCTTTCGGTGTCTGCGCGTGAGCAGACTTCGGGCGTGGAAGCTTCGGTGACGGTCAAGCCGTCCTACGGCCTCTCGGATGACGAGATCGCCGAGATGCTGCGTGCCGGTTTCGAGAATGCCGACGCCGACATGCAGGCCCGCGCATTGCGCGAACAGCAGGTCGAGGCCCAGCGCATGATCGAGGCCGTGCAGCAGGCGCTGGCGGCCGACGGTGCGCTACTCGATGAGGCCGAGCGTGCGGAGGTAGGCGCTTTGATTGCTGCGCTCGCGTCCGCCGCGCAGGGTAACGACGCCCGCGTGCTGAAGACCGCGATCGACGCCGTCAACCGCGGCACCGAGACCTTCGCGTCGCGTCGCATGAACAAGACGATCCGCTCGGCGCTGGCCGGGCAAAAGCTTGACGATATTGAGGTGTGA
- the fdx gene encoding ISC system 2Fe-2S type ferredoxin: MTQVIVLPHAELCPDGAVIEAEQGVSICDTLLANGIEIEHACEKSCACTTCHVIVREGFNSLEAAEELEEDLLDKAWGLEPNSRLSCQAVVEETALVVEIPRYTINMVSEGKR, from the coding sequence TTGACCCAAGTGATTGTGCTGCCCCATGCCGAGCTCTGCCCGGATGGCGCAGTGATCGAAGCGGAGCAAGGCGTTTCCATCTGCGACACGCTGCTCGCCAACGGCATCGAGATCGAGCACGCCTGCGAGAAGTCCTGTGCCTGCACCACCTGCCACGTGATCGTGCGCGAGGGCTTCAACAGCCTGGAGGCCGCCGAGGAGTTGGAAGAGGATCTGCTGGACAAGGCCTGGGGCCTGGAGCCGAATTCACGCCTGTCCTGCCAGGCGGTGGTTGAAGAGACGGCGCTGGTAGTGGAGATTCCGCGCTACACGATCAACATGGTGAGCGAGGGCAAGCGATGA
- the iscX gene encoding Fe-S cluster assembly protein IscX, which translates to MKWTDVQDIAIELADTHPEVDPTRVNFMDLMNWVVALPDFDDDPKRCGERILEAIQAAWIEEAE; encoded by the coding sequence ATGAAGTGGACCGATGTGCAGGACATCGCGATCGAACTCGCGGACACGCATCCCGAGGTCGATCCGACGCGCGTGAACTTCATGGATCTGATGAACTGGGTCGTCGCCTTGCCTGACTTCGACGATGATCCCAAGCGTTGCGGCGAACGTATCCTGGAAGCAATCCAGGCCGCCTGGATCGAGGAAGCCGAGTAA
- a CDS encoding glutathione peroxidase has product MSAPIYDFELPALSGGRFSLAHYAGKVLLIVNTASECGFTPQYAGLEALHRKYAARGLVVLGCPCNQFGGQEPLEGSEIGAFCEKNYGVSFLLSAKLNVNGEGADPLFKYLTREAPGVLGTTAIKWNFTKFLVGRDGAVVDRFAPATKPEELDAPIEKLLG; this is encoded by the coding sequence ATGAGTGCACCGATCTACGACTTCGAGCTGCCGGCGCTGAGCGGTGGCAGGTTTTCGCTGGCGCACTACGCTGGCAAGGTGCTTCTGATCGTTAATACGGCGAGCGAGTGCGGCTTCACACCACAGTACGCGGGGCTTGAGGCCTTGCATCGCAAGTACGCCGCCCGCGGGTTGGTCGTGCTGGGTTGCCCCTGCAACCAGTTCGGCGGACAGGAGCCGCTGGAGGGTTCGGAGATCGGCGCCTTCTGCGAGAAGAACTACGGCGTGAGCTTCCTGCTCTCAGCCAAGCTGAACGTCAATGGCGAGGGGGCGGACCCGCTGTTCAAGTATCTGACGCGCGAGGCGCCCGGTGTCCTGGGCACCACCGCCATCAAATGGAATTTCACCAAGTTCCTGGTCGGGCGGGACGGCGCGGTGGTGGACCGTTTTGCCCCGGCCACCAAGCCCGAAGAGCTGGACGCGCCGATCGAAAAGCTGCTCGGCTGA
- a CDS encoding response regulator, with protein sequence MSSDRPILLVEDNPDDEALTLRAFAKNRIANPVVVARDGVEAIEYLFGTGRHASRDLTQMPAVILLDLKLPRIDGLEVLRRIRADLRTALLPVVVLTTSREQQDIQDAYRLGANSYIRKPVDFERFIHTVGQLGMYWLSLNEPADPPVAP encoded by the coding sequence ATGAGTTCCGATCGCCCGATCCTGCTCGTCGAAGACAACCCGGACGACGAAGCGCTGACGCTACGCGCCTTCGCCAAGAACCGCATCGCCAATCCCGTGGTGGTGGCGCGTGATGGCGTGGAGGCGATTGAATACCTGTTCGGCACCGGACGTCATGCTTCGCGTGATCTCACGCAGATGCCGGCCGTGATCCTGCTTGACCTGAAATTGCCGCGCATCGACGGACTCGAAGTCCTGCGGCGCATCCGCGCCGACCTGCGCACGGCCCTGCTTCCTGTCGTCGTGCTCACGACCTCGCGCGAGCAACAGGACATCCAGGACGCCTACCGCCTCGGCGCCAACAGCTACATCCGCAAGCCGGTGGATTTCGAGCGCTTCATCCATACGGTGGGGCAACTGGGCATGTACTGGCTCTCGCTGAACGAGCCCGCCGACCCGCCGGTCGCCCCCTGA
- the prmB gene encoding 50S ribosomal protein L3 N(5)-glutamine methyltransferase: protein MSHENHVHDEHCGHDHDHDEGHEHSHEHDPRDELVTVRDLVRYATSRFSREGLFFGHGSSNAFDEAVYLVLHSLHLPLDKLEPFFDACIPSDERADVLALIDERAETRKPAAYLTGEAWLGPYRFRVDERVIIPRSFFAELLESQFSPWIADPYAVTHALDLCTGSGCLAILMAQAFPNAKVDAVDLSTDALELAGLNVSDYDLDERIELVRSDVFSGLAGRRYDFILSNPPYVTTEAMDELPDEYRHEPEMALAAGSDGLDIVRGILAGAREHLKPGGWLSVEVGHNRDLVEAAWPELPLTWLSTAGHEDAVFLIQREAIPGKP from the coding sequence ATGAGTCACGAAAACCACGTCCACGACGAGCACTGCGGTCACGACCACGACCACGATGAAGGGCACGAGCACTCGCACGAGCACGACCCGCGTGACGAACTGGTGACCGTGCGCGACCTGGTGCGCTATGCCACCTCGCGCTTCAGCCGTGAGGGCCTCTTCTTCGGGCACGGCAGCAGCAATGCCTTCGACGAAGCGGTTTACCTGGTGCTCCACAGCCTGCACCTGCCGCTCGACAAACTCGAACCCTTCTTCGATGCCTGCATTCCCTCGGACGAGCGCGCGGACGTCCTGGCGCTGATCGACGAACGCGCCGAGACGCGCAAGCCTGCGGCCTACCTGACCGGCGAGGCCTGGTTGGGGCCTTATCGCTTCCGGGTCGACGAACGCGTCATCATCCCGCGCAGCTTCTTTGCCGAGCTGCTCGAAAGCCAGTTCTCCCCGTGGATTGCCGACCCCTACGCGGTCACTCACGCACTCGACCTCTGCACCGGTAGCGGCTGCCTGGCGATCCTGATGGCGCAGGCCTTCCCCAACGCCAAGGTGGACGCGGTCGACCTCTCTACCGACGCGCTGGAACTCGCTGGCCTCAACGTCTCCGACTACGACCTCGATGAACGCATCGAACTGGTGCGGTCGGATGTCTTCTCGGGGCTGGCCGGGCGCCGCTACGACTTCATCCTGAGCAACCCGCCCTACGTCACCACCGAGGCGATGGATGAGCTACCCGATGAATATCGCCATGAGCCCGAGATGGCACTGGCCGCGGGTAGCGATGGCCTCGATATCGTGCGCGGCATCCTGGCCGGTGCGCGCGAGCACCTCAAGCCCGGCGGCTGGCTGTCGGTCGAGGTTGGCCATAACCGGGATCTCGTCGAGGCCGCGTGGCCCGAGCTGCCCCTCACCTGGCTGTCCACGGCTGGACACGAGGATGCGGTGTTCCTCATCCAGCGCGAGGCGATTCCGGGAAAACCCTGA
- the dapE gene encoding succinyl-diaminopimelate desuccinylase, whose amino-acid sequence MPQSPTRALTEALIRRPSVTPHDEGCLELIAARLAPLGFTLERIDANGVANLWARRGSARPLVCFAGHTDVVPTGPLPEWESDPFVPMERDGYLYGRGAADMKTSLAAFVTAIEAFLGEHPDHAGSIALLLTSDEEGVATHGTKLVVDTFRERGETLDFCIVGEPTSVDHLGDMIKNGRRGSLNGHLIVEGVQGHVAYPHLAKNPIHLLAPALAELAAVQWDAGDEYFPPTTWQVSNIHSGTGATNVIPGKLEMRFNFRFSPASPADALKQRTHETLNRHGLRYHIDWQLSGNPFITARGALVAALEGAISAATGRTPELSTTGGTSDGRFIATICPEVVEFGPVNASIHKVNERIAVEAIDPLSAIYRGVLERLLA is encoded by the coding sequence GTGCCCCAAAGCCCCACCCGCGCGCTCACCGAAGCGCTGATTCGCCGCCCTTCCGTCACACCGCATGACGAAGGCTGCCTCGAACTGATCGCCGCCCGCCTGGCCCCGCTGGGCTTTACTCTCGAACGCATCGACGCCAATGGCGTGGCCAATCTCTGGGCACGCCGTGGCAGCGCTCGCCCCCTGGTCTGTTTTGCCGGCCACACCGACGTGGTGCCCACCGGCCCGCTGCCCGAATGGGAGAGCGACCCCTTTGTACCGATGGAGCGCGACGGCTACCTTTATGGCCGCGGCGCGGCCGACATGAAGACCTCGCTGGCCGCCTTCGTCACCGCGATCGAAGCCTTCCTTGGCGAGCATCCCGATCACGCAGGCTCGATCGCACTGCTGCTCACCTCCGACGAGGAGGGCGTCGCCACGCACGGCACCAAGCTGGTGGTCGACACCTTCCGCGAGCGTGGCGAGACGCTGGATTTCTGTATCGTCGGCGAACCGACCTCGGTCGACCACCTGGGCGACATGATCAAGAACGGTCGCCGCGGCTCCCTCAACGGCCACCTGATCGTGGAAGGTGTGCAAGGCCACGTGGCCTATCCGCACCTGGCGAAGAACCCGATCCACCTGCTCGCCCCCGCGCTGGCCGAACTGGCAGCCGTGCAATGGGACGCTGGCGACGAGTACTTCCCGCCCACCACCTGGCAGGTGTCGAACATCCACTCCGGCACCGGCGCCACCAACGTTATCCCGGGCAAGCTGGAGATGCGCTTCAACTTCCGATTCTCGCCTGCAAGCCCGGCCGATGCGCTCAAGCAGCGCACTCATGAAACGCTGAATCGCCACGGCTTGCGTTATCACATCGACTGGCAGCTCTCGGGCAATCCCTTCATCACGGCGCGCGGCGCGCTCGTGGCGGCACTGGAAGGTGCGATCAGCGCGGCCACGGGCCGCACGCCGGAACTATCGACCACGGGCGGCACCTCGGACGGCCGCTTCATTGCCACCATCTGCCCGGAAGTCGTGGAGTTCGGCCCGGTGAATGCGAGCATCCACAAGGTCAACGAACGCATCGCCGTGGAGGCGATCGATCCTCTTTCCGCCATCTATCGCGGCGTGCTCGAACGCCTGCTTGCCTGA
- a CDS encoding PilT/PilU family type 4a pilus ATPase gives MILDKLFQLMAEKQASDIFVSAGAPIHIKIHGTVMPVNQQVMDPAVIQRMAYEMMTPEQIERFQAEKEMNLSFGRRDLGNFRVNMFWQRGSVGIVVRFIQGEIPALDSLGMPDVLQDVILEKRGLILVVGATGSGKSTTIAAMLDHRNRTKPGHILTLEDPIEYLFRHKKSVVNQREIGFDTHDWHIALKNAMRQAPDCILIGEIRDRETMQAAIAYAQTGHLCVATLHANNAYHALNRVSNFFPLENRPLLYLDLSVALRSVISQRLVKRPDGRRAPAAEVLMNTRHIADLIERGEFGEIKQAMEQSLAPGSQTFEQDLYRLYDEGVITLEEALANADSPTNLSWLINNQQLGKSAPDAAAPPPVIDFEKTEPDGASFKSFTLNMEDEPA, from the coding sequence ATGATTCTCGACAAGCTGTTCCAGTTGATGGCGGAAAAGCAGGCCTCGGACATCTTCGTGTCCGCAGGCGCGCCGATCCACATCAAGATCCACGGCACCGTGATGCCGGTGAACCAGCAGGTCATGGACCCTGCGGTGATCCAGCGCATGGCCTACGAGATGATGACGCCGGAGCAGATCGAGCGCTTCCAGGCGGAGAAGGAGATGAACCTCTCCTTCGGCCGGCGGGATCTGGGCAACTTCCGGGTGAACATGTTCTGGCAGCGCGGCTCGGTCGGCATCGTCGTGCGTTTCATCCAGGGGGAGATTCCCGCCCTGGATTCGCTCGGCATGCCTGACGTCCTGCAAGACGTGATCCTGGAAAAGCGCGGGCTGATCCTCGTGGTCGGCGCGACCGGTTCGGGCAAGTCGACCACCATCGCGGCGATGCTGGACCATCGCAACCGCACCAAGCCGGGCCACATCCTCACGCTGGAAGACCCGATCGAATACTTGTTCCGCCACAAGAAATCGGTGGTGAACCAGCGCGAGATCGGCTTCGACACACACGACTGGCATATCGCGCTCAAGAACGCGATGCGCCAGGCACCCGATTGCATCCTGATCGGCGAAATCCGCGACCGCGAGACCATGCAGGCGGCGATCGCCTACGCGCAGACCGGCCACCTCTGCGTGGCCACGCTGCACGCGAACAACGCCTACCACGCACTGAACCGCGTCTCGAACTTCTTCCCGCTCGAGAATCGGCCGCTGCTCTACCTGGACCTTTCGGTAGCGCTGCGCAGCGTGATCTCCCAACGCCTGGTCAAGCGTCCGGACGGGCGCCGCGCGCCCGCGGCCGAAGTGCTGATGAACACCCGTCACATCGCGGACCTGATCGAGCGCGGCGAATTCGGTGAGATCAAGCAGGCGATGGAGCAATCGCTAGCACCCGGTTCGCAGACCTTCGAGCAAGACCTCTATCGTCTCTACGACGAAGGCGTCATCACTCTGGAAGAGGCGCTCGCGAACGCCGACTCGCCGACGAACCTGTCCTGGCTGATCAACAACCAGCAGCTGGGCAAATCGGCGCCCGACGCGGCCGCACCACCGCCGGTCATCGATTTCGAGAAGACCGAGCCTGACGGCGCCTCCTTCAAGTCCTTCACCCTCAACATGGAAGACGAGCCGGCCTGA
- the dapD gene encoding 2,3,4,5-tetrahydropyridine-2,6-dicarboxylate N-succinyltransferase, with the protein MSTLQSVIESAWENRAEINPANVPAELRDAIEVVIADLDGGKLRVAEKIDGAWTTHQWIKKAVLLSFRANDNVMSDDGVSKYFDKVPTKFAKWTEADFRTAGFRATPGAVARRGSFVARNAVLLPSYLNIGAYVDEGTMVDTWVTVGSCAQIGKNVHLSGGVGIGGVLEPMQANPTIIEDNCFIGARSEVVEGVIVEENSVISMGVYIGQSTKIYDRETGEVSYGRIPAGSVVVSGNLPSSDGKYSLYCAVIVKKVDAKTRAKTSINELLRA; encoded by the coding sequence ATGAGCACCTTGCAATCGGTCATCGAAAGCGCCTGGGAAAACCGCGCCGAGATCAACCCCGCCAATGTCCCCGCCGAACTGCGTGATGCGATCGAAGTCGTCATCGCCGATCTGGACGGCGGCAAGCTTCGCGTCGCGGAGAAGATCGACGGCGCCTGGACCACCCACCAGTGGATCAAGAAGGCTGTGCTGCTGTCTTTCCGTGCCAACGACAACGTGATGAGCGACGACGGCGTCAGCAAGTACTTCGACAAGGTGCCGACCAAGTTTGCCAAGTGGACCGAGGCCGATTTCCGTACTGCGGGCTTTCGCGCGACGCCGGGCGCAGTCGCCCGCCGCGGCAGCTTCGTGGCCCGCAACGCGGTGCTGCTGCCCTCCTACCTGAACATCGGCGCCTACGTCGATGAAGGCACGATGGTCGATACCTGGGTAACCGTGGGCTCCTGTGCGCAGATCGGCAAGAACGTGCACCTCTCCGGCGGCGTCGGCATCGGCGGCGTGCTCGAACCGATGCAGGCCAACCCGACCATCATCGAAGACAACTGCTTCATCGGTGCGCGTTCGGAAGTCGTCGAAGGCGTCATCGTGGAAGAGAACTCGGTCATCTCGATGGGCGTGTACATCGGCCAGAGCACCAAGATCTACGACCGCGAAACGGGCGAAGTGAGCTATGGCCGCATCCCCGCCGGCTCGGTCGTGGTCTCGGGCAACCTGCCTTCCTCCGACGGCAAGTACAGCCTGTACTGCGCGGTCATCGTCAAGAAGGTAGACGCCAAGACCCGCGCCAAGACCAGCATCAACGAACTTCTGCGCGCCTGA
- the dapC gene encoding succinyldiaminopimelate transaminase, whose translation MNPRLDLLQPYPFERLRQLLAGATPPSALKPIRLYIGEPQHPTPSFIREAVVANLDGLSLYPTTAGIDALRQTIADWLIARYELKQLDAAKQVLPVNGSREALFAFAQAVVDGSRPNARVACPNPFYQIYEGAALLAGAQPVFLNQTPENGFGLALDTLSDAEWATVQLLFVCSPGNPTGRVLSLDEWRELFALADRHGFVIAADECYSEIYLDEANPPLGALQAAQALGRTDYKQLVVFSSLSKRSNVPGLRSGFVAGDAEVLKRFLLYRTYHGCAMSQTVQMASIAAWRDETHVRDNRALYRQKFEQLLPVLSPVLGVAMPDAGFYFWARTPEDDREFTRALFNETHVTVLPGQFLSRETARGNPGAGFVRIALVAGADECLEAAQRIAGFARQRYGR comes from the coding sequence GTGAATCCCCGACTCGACCTGCTGCAGCCCTACCCCTTCGAACGCCTGCGCCAACTGCTTGCCGGCGCGACGCCTCCGTCTGCGCTCAAGCCGATCCGCCTTTACATCGGCGAACCCCAACACCCGACGCCCTCCTTCATCCGTGAAGCGGTCGTGGCAAACCTCGATGGACTCTCGCTCTACCCGACCACTGCGGGTATCGACGCCCTGCGCCAGACGATCGCCGACTGGCTGATCGCGCGCTATGAGCTCAAGCAACTGGACGCCGCAAAGCAGGTGCTGCCGGTCAACGGCTCGCGCGAGGCCTTGTTCGCCTTCGCCCAGGCCGTGGTCGATGGCAGCCGCCCAAATGCGCGGGTGGCCTGCCCGAATCCGTTCTACCAGATCTATGAAGGCGCGGCCCTGCTCGCTGGCGCCCAGCCCGTCTTTCTCAACCAGACCCCGGAAAACGGCTTCGGCCTTGCGCTGGATACGCTCAGCGACGCCGAATGGGCGACCGTGCAACTGCTCTTCGTCTGTTCGCCGGGCAACCCGACGGGTCGCGTGCTGAGCCTGGACGAATGGCGCGAGCTCTTCGCGCTCGCCGATCGCCATGGCTTCGTGATCGCCGCGGACGAGTGCTATTCCGAGATCTACCTCGACGAGGCGAACCCGCCGCTGGGTGCCCTGCAAGCCGCCCAGGCACTGGGGCGCACCGACTACAAGCAACTGGTGGTGTTCTCCAGCCTGTCCAAGCGCTCGAACGTGCCCGGCCTGCGCTCGGGCTTCGTCGCCGGCGACGCCGAGGTACTGAAGCGTTTCTTGCTCTATCGCACCTACCACGGCTGCGCGATGAGCCAGACTGTGCAGATGGCCAGCATCGCGGCCTGGCGCGACGAAACCCATGTGCGTGACAACCGCGCGCTTTATCGCCAGAAATTCGAGCAACTGCTCCCGGTGCTGTCGCCTGTGCTAGGCGTCGCGATGCCGGACGCGGGCTTCTATTTCTGGGCCCGCACGCCCGAAGACGACCGCGAGTTCACCCGCGCCCTCTTCAATGAAACGCATGTGACCGTGCTGCCCGGCCAGTTCCTATCGCGCGAGACGGCGCGTGGCAACCCGGGCGCCGGTTTCGTGCGCATCGCGCTGGTCGCGGGCGCCGACGAATGCCTGGAGGCCGCGCAACGGATTGCCGGCTTCGCCCGCCAGCGTTACGGTCGCTGA